In Sander lucioperca isolate FBNREF2018 chromosome 21, SLUC_FBN_1.2, whole genome shotgun sequence, the following proteins share a genomic window:
- the zgc:55558 gene encoding GTPase HRas, giving the protein MTEYKLVVVGAGGVGKSALTIQLIQNHFVDEYDPTIEDSYRKQVVIDGETCLLDILDTAGQEEYSAMRDQYMRTGEGFLCVFAINNIKSFEDVHLYREQINRVKDSDSVPMVLVGNKSDLGTRAVESRQAQELARSYGVPFVETSAKTRQGVEEAFYSLVREIRRYKETNRSNKKSKKNTQRRCAIL; this is encoded by the exons ATGACCGAGTACAAACTTGTGGTGGTCGGGGCAGGAGGTGTGGGCAAGAGCGCTCTCACCATCCAGCTCATCCAGAACCACTTCGTAGATGAATATGATCCAACCATCGAG GACTCCTACAGAAAACAGGTGGTGATTGATGGAGAGACTTGTCTGTTGGACATCCTGGACACTGCAGGTCAGGAGGAGTACAGCGCCATGAGGGACCAGTATATGAGGACAGGAGAGGGcttcctctgtgtgtttgcGATCAACAACATCAAGTCCTTTGAGGACGTTCACCTCTACAG AGAGCAGATCAACAGGGTGAAGGACAGTGACAGCGTTCCCATGGTGCTGGTGGGGAATAAGAGCGACCTGGGTACCCGCGCGGTGGAGTCGCGGCAGGCGCAGGAGCTGGCACGAAGCTACGGAGTACCATTTGTCGAGACTTCTGCCAAAACCAGACAG GGAGTGGAGGAAGCTTTCTATTCACTGGTACGGGAGATTAGAAGATATAAGGAGACCAACCGCAGCAAcaagaaaagcaagaaaaacacTCAGAGACGTTGCGCAATACTATAG
- the pold1 gene encoding DNA polymerase delta catalytic subunit: MDFKRRNGGPYMGGASQAKRGKTAGEWEDSPSQFEEELSMFEEAEMEAEEMEGQAGHDVIPVGDLFSADLNPRWRRPHAPSLDPSSDTLVFQQIDLDYYLGATVAGMPGQSQGKVPIIRMFGVTDSGNSVCCHIHGFAPYFYVPAPSGFTSDYLGEFKRELNSVVLKDMRSNKDNISVTVLAVDITRKESMYGYHGKRSLDFLRITMAMPRLIAPAKRLLEQGFKFGPFPIQVYQSFEANIDFEIRFMVDSDVVGCCWIELPKSKYRVREEKSMGGTDARYPGKESLCQYEVDVGWTDLIRHPAEGDWQRIAPLRVLSFDIECAGRKGIFPEADKDPVIQIASMVQRQGETEPFIRTVFTLQSCASIVGSQILCFTQEKQLLQSWAEFLRTVDPDIITGYNIQNFDFPYLIDRAAALKVNLFPYLGRVRGIKSVLRELNFQSKQMGRRENKTINIEGRVQFDLLQVLLRDYKLRSYTLNAVSFHFLQEQKEDVQHSIITDLQNGNEQTRRRLAVYCLKDAYLPLRLLQKLMCVINYMEMARVTGVPLTYLLSRGQQIKVVSQLLRQAMKQDLVMPVVKAGGGEDYTGATVIEPEKGYYSVPIATLDFSSLYPSIMMAHNLCYTTLLQKGSAERQSLSPEDFIKTPTGDMFVKSSVRKGLLPEILENLLSARKRAKTELKKETDPFKRQVLDGRQLALKISANSVYGFTGAQVGKLPCLEISQSVTGFGRQMIEQTKQLVESKYNISNGYQGDAKVIYGDTDSVMVKLGVATVREAMDIGTEAAEWVSSHFTPPIKLEFEKVYYPYLLINKKRYAGLYFSGSADTHEKMDCKGIETVRRDNCPLVANLINTCLQRILIDRDPQGAVAHAKEVISDLLCNRIDISQLVITKELTRTAQEYAGKQAHVELAERMKKRDAGSAPNLGDRVPYVIIKAAKGVAAYMKSEDPIFVLENNIPIDTQYYLEQQLSKPLLRIFEPILGESKAENILLKGDHTRCKTVLTSKIGGLMAFAQKRSTCIGCKAVLKTDAAVCDFCKKKESELYQKEIFHLSTLEERFSRLWTQCQRCQGSLHEDVLCTSRDCPIFYMRKKVQKDLDDQSKLVDRFGW; this comes from the exons ATGGATTTTAAAAGACGCAATGGTGGCCCTTATATGGGTGGTGCGTCCCAGGCCAAACGGGGTAAAACAGCTGGTGAATGGGAGGACAGTCCATCACAGTTTGAAGAGGAGTTGTCCATGTTCGAGGAAGCAGAGATGGAGGCAGAGGAGATGGAGGGGCAGGCAGGTCATGATGTTATTCCTGTAG GTGACCTCTTCTCAGCAGACCTTAACCCTCGTTGGCGGCGGCCTCATGCCCCTTCACTGGACCCATCATCTGATACTTTGGTGTTTCAGCAGATTGATCTTGACTATTATTTAG GGGCAACAGTGGCTGGCATGCCTGGCCAGTCACAGGGAAAAGTCCCAATCATTCGAATGTTTGGGGTGACAGACAGTGGCAATAGTGTATGTTGCCACATCCACGGTTTTGCACCTTACTTCTATGTTCCTGCACCAAGTG GGTTCACATCTGATTACCTGGGTGAATTTAAAAGAGAGTTGAACTCTGTTGTCCTGAAGGACATGCGATCCAATAAGGACAACATCTCTGTCACAGTGTTGGCTGTGGACATTACCCGCAAAGAGA GCATGTATGGTTACCATGGAAAACGCAGTCTGGATTTTTTGCGGATAACAATGGCGATGCCTCGTCTCATCGCCCCAGCAAAGAGACTGCTGGAGCAGGGCTTCAAGTTTGGACCTTTCCCCATCCAGGTTTACCAATCCTTTGAGGCCAACATAGATTTTGagataag GTTTATGGTGGACAGTGATGTGGTGGGATGCTGCTGGATTGAACTTCCCAAAAGCAAGTACAGAGTGCGTGAAGAGAAGAGCATGGGGGGCACGGATGCTCGGTACCCAGGCAAG GAGTCCTTGTGTCAGTATGAGGTGGATGTGGGATGGACAGATTTGATAAGACACCCTGCAGAAGGAGACTGGCAAAGGATCGCTCCGCTCAGGGTCCTCAGCTTTGACATTGAGTGTGCAGGAAGAAAAG GAATCTTCCCAGAAGCAGACAAAGACCCTGTGATTCAGATAGCATCTATGGTGCAGCGGCAGGGTGAGACAGAGCCCTTCATTCGCACTGTGTTCACTCTCCAGTCCTGCGCTAGCATCGTGGGCTCTCAGATATTGTGCTTTACACAGGAGAAACAGCTACTGCAG AGCTGGGCGGAGTTTTTGAGGACGGTGGACCCAGACATCATCACTGGATACAACATCCAAAACTTTGACTTTCCCTACTTGATCGACAGAGCAGCTGCTTTAAAG gtgaatCTCTTTCCTTACCTCGGCCGAGTGCGAGGCATCAAGTCAGTCTTGCGAGAACTAAACTTCCAGAGCAAGCAGATGGGCCGCAGAGAGAACAAGACCATTAACATAGAGGGCCGGGTTCAGTTTGATCTCCTGCAG GTTCTTCTCAGGGACTATAAACTGCGCTCGTACACACTGAACGCAGTGAGTTTCCACTTCCTGCAAGAGCAGAAAGAGGATGTGCAGCACTCCATCATCACTGATCTGCAG AATGGCAATGAACAAACACGTCGTCGTTTGGCTGTCTACTGCCTGAAAGACGCCTACCTCCCACTGCGCTTGCTGCAGAAGCTGATGTGTGTGATTAACTACATGGAGATGGCCAGAGTGACAGGTGTGCCTCTCACCTACCTGCTATCAAGAGGACAGCAGATCAAAGTTGTCTCTCAGCTGCTGCGACAG GCCATGAAACAAGACTTGGTCATGCCTGTTGTaaaagcaggaggaggagaagactACACTGGAGCGACTGTCATTGAGCCAGAGAAAGG GTATTACAGCGTCCCTATTGCCACCCTGGATTTCTCCTCCTTGTATCCGTCCATCATGATGGCTCACAATCTGTGCTACACCACCCTGCTGCAGAAAGGctcagcagagagacagag CCTCTCACCAGAGGACTTCATCAAGACTCCGACTGGTGATATGTTTGTGAAGAGCTCTGTGAGGAAAGGACTTCTACCTGAGATCCTGGAGAATCTGCTGTCTGCCAGGAAGAG ggccaaaacagagctaaagaaGGAGACTGACCCTTTCAAGAGGCAGGTGCTGGACGGCCGACAGCTCGCACTCAAAATCAGCGCAAACTCCGTCTATGGCTTCACAGGTGCTCAGGTGGGCAAGCTGCCCTGCCTAGAGATCTCACAG aGTGTCACAGGTTTTGGAAGACAGATGATCGAGCAAACTAAACAGTTGGTGGAGTCCAAGTACAACATTTCCAATGGTTACCAAGGTGATGCCAAG gTAATTTATGGGGACACAGACTCCGTCATGGTTAAGCTTGGAGTTGCTACGGTTAGGGAGGCTATGGATATTGGGACGGAGGCAGCAGAGTGGGTATCGTCCCATTTCACACCGCCCATCAAACTGGAGTTTGAGAAG GTGTACTACCCATACCTGCTGATCAACAAGAAGCGCTACGCTGGCCTCTATTTCTCCGGCAGTGCAGACACACATGAAAAGATGGACTGTAAAGGCATTGAGACTGTCCGCAGAGACAACTGCCCTCTGGTGGCTAACCTCATCAACACCTGTCTGCAGAGAATTCTCATAGACAG GGATCCCCAGGGTGCTGTGGCTCATGCTAAAGAGGTGATCTCAGACCTACTGTGCAACCGTATCGACATCAGCCAGCTTGTCATCACCAAGGAGCTAACACGCACCGCCCAGGAGTATGCTGGCAAACAGGCACACGTGGAGCTGGCTGAGAG GATGAAGAAAAGAGATGCTGGCAGCGCCCCGAACTTGGGAGACCGAGTTCCATACGTCATTATTAAGGCTGCAAAGGGAGTAGCAGCATACATGAAGTCAGAG GACCCGATCTTTGTGCTGGAGAACAACATTCCTATAGACACACAATACTACCTGGAGCAGCAGCTGTCCAAGCCCCTGCTGAGAATATTTGAGCCAATCCTGGGAGAGAGCAAGGCAGAGAACATCCTGCTCA AGGGAGACCACACGCGCTGCAAGACTGTGTTGACCTCGAAGATCGGGGGCCTCATGGCATTTGCTCAGAAGAGAAGCACCTGCATCGGCTGCAAAGCTGTGCTCAAGACGGACG CGGCTGTGTGCGATTTCTGTAAGAAGAAGGAGTCTGAACTGTACCAAAAAGAG ATCTTTCACCTCAGCACACTGGAGGAGCGTTTCTCTCGCCTGTGGACTCAGTGTCAGCGTTGTCAGGGCTCCCTCCATGAGGATGTGCTCTGTACCAG TCGGGATTGTCCCATCTTTTACATGAGAAAGAAGGTTCAGAAAGATTTGGATGACCAGAGTAAGCTGGTGGATCGTTTTGGATGGTGA